Proteins from one Mycolicibacter virginiensis genomic window:
- a CDS encoding sensor domain-containing protein — MSEPHGPTPNPYDPTQFAPTSRPMPPLGGQFPPPWPPGPPPQRSRRLIWALLGLVIVLTVTAVVLGVTVVGRDRQENAHATAESGSGDRAPVPVSVLETLLPAADVVRDATADPGIGIVDKGESMFPGVVEEKSCQGMSFVAAGPVYAGSGWTSVRWQIWNSPAEPKPEKLEHQMLTSVVSYPSAQAARSYYDKQRTDWQSCSDRTVNMRVTNLENPTDAFWTVGAVTENHGVLSTTGISEGGAGWSCGLTTAVRNNIITQLNLCALTPSGDAAQKVLASITAKIDAAA, encoded by the coding sequence ATGAGCGAACCGCACGGTCCAACTCCCAATCCGTACGACCCAACACAATTTGCGCCCACCAGCCGGCCCATGCCGCCGCTGGGCGGACAGTTCCCGCCGCCGTGGCCACCCGGTCCACCGCCGCAACGCAGCCGCCGATTGATTTGGGCTCTGCTGGGGCTGGTCATCGTGCTGACCGTAACCGCCGTAGTGCTCGGCGTGACCGTCGTCGGGCGCGACCGGCAGGAGAACGCGCATGCCACCGCAGAGTCTGGCTCCGGCGACAGGGCGCCGGTACCCGTCTCGGTGCTCGAGACCTTGCTGCCGGCCGCGGATGTCGTCCGCGACGCGACGGCCGACCCTGGGATCGGCATTGTGGACAAAGGCGAAAGCATGTTCCCCGGGGTCGTGGAGGAGAAATCATGCCAGGGGATGAGCTTCGTCGCCGCGGGCCCGGTCTATGCGGGCTCGGGTTGGACCAGCGTCCGCTGGCAGATTTGGAACAGTCCCGCCGAACCCAAACCGGAGAAGCTGGAGCATCAGATGTTGACATCGGTGGTGAGTTACCCCTCTGCCCAAGCCGCCCGCAGCTACTACGACAAACAGCGCACCGACTGGCAGTCGTGTTCTGACCGTACCGTCAACATGCGGGTAACAAACCTGGAGAACCCAACCGACGCTTTCTGGACCGTAGGAGCGGTCACCGAAAACCACGGTGTACTCAGTACCACCGGGATAAGTGAGGGCGGTGCCGGTTGGTCCTGCGGGCTCACGACCGCGGTGCGCAACAACATCATCACGCAGCTGAATTTGTGCGCCCTTACCCCGTCTGGCGATGCGGCACAGAAGGTCCTCGCCTCGATCACCGCGAAGATCGACGCGGCGGCCTGA
- a CDS encoding rhomboid-like protein has translation MADVRTRLAAVWHFVHTAPLTYLWLAVLGVTTVIQHLVGRRLHTMLVEQSTNLHHLATDPLEVLVSSLLWIDGKDWSPYLVLFTLFLAPAEHWLGHLRWLMVGLISHVGATYVSEGALYALIHLHRESERLTYARDIGVSYFLVGVMAVLTYRIRRPWRWVYLAGLVVIFTVPLLINPDFTAIGHAAALVIGLCCYPLTHPHHPLRHHPSSAGGH, from the coding sequence GTGGCGGACGTCAGAACGCGCCTGGCCGCGGTGTGGCACTTCGTGCACACCGCGCCGCTGACCTACTTGTGGCTGGCGGTGCTGGGAGTCACCACCGTCATCCAGCACCTGGTCGGCCGGCGCCTGCACACCATGCTCGTCGAGCAATCCACCAACTTGCACCATCTGGCCACCGACCCGCTGGAGGTGCTGGTCTCCAGCCTGCTGTGGATCGACGGCAAGGACTGGTCGCCGTATCTGGTGCTGTTCACCCTGTTCCTGGCGCCGGCCGAACATTGGTTGGGCCACCTGCGTTGGCTGATGGTCGGATTGATCTCCCACGTCGGTGCCACCTACGTCAGCGAGGGTGCGCTGTATGCGCTGATCCACCTGCACCGGGAATCGGAGCGCCTCACCTACGCCCGCGACATCGGCGTCAGTTACTTCCTGGTCGGGGTGATGGCGGTGCTCACCTACCGGATACGTCGGCCGTGGCGCTGGGTTTACCTGGCCGGCCTGGTCGTCATCTTCACCGTGCCGCTGCTCATCAATCCCGACTTCACCGCGATCGGCCACGCCGCCGCCCTGGTGATCGGGTTGTGCTGTTACCCGCTGACTCATCCCCACCATCCGCTGCGACATCACCCGAGTAGCGCCGGCGGCCACTAG
- a CDS encoding sensor domain-containing protein, whose amino-acid sequence MSEPQGRTPNPYDPMRFAPINGPVSPDSQAPPFWPPNPPPNGGRRLIWLLVGLVCALTAIVVALSVTVVGRDRHEIAQSPTTTSAPATSDRQAPLFPASALDSLLPDRSVVSSVVADPAIDLVDHGEAIAAGDLVDADCQGIASVFSRDYVGSGWTAIRWQRWNSPAEPNPSYLVQHVSLSVTTYPNAAAARAFYAKQSAAWRKCNTRIVNSRDVSAKGSPEQLWYIDSVADYEGVLAARMTDNVNSDWRCEARLTVRSNVVVHVGVCAHTTSMMEARTLLASIAQKVDEAG is encoded by the coding sequence ATGAGTGAACCGCAGGGTCGGACTCCCAACCCCTATGATCCGATGCGATTCGCGCCGATCAACGGCCCCGTCTCACCAGACAGTCAGGCACCGCCGTTCTGGCCACCGAATCCACCACCGAATGGCGGCCGACGGCTGATATGGCTGCTGGTGGGGCTGGTCTGCGCGCTGACAGCGATCGTCGTGGCACTCAGCGTGACCGTCGTAGGCCGTGACCGACACGAGATTGCCCAATCCCCCACCACGACATCAGCACCCGCGACCTCCGACCGCCAGGCGCCGCTGTTTCCCGCTTCAGCTCTGGACAGCCTGCTGCCGGACCGGAGCGTCGTCTCTTCCGTCGTGGCCGACCCTGCCATCGACCTGGTCGATCACGGCGAGGCTATTGCCGCCGGCGATTTGGTGGATGCCGATTGCCAAGGAATTGCATCTGTTTTCTCGCGGGACTACGTAGGCTCCGGCTGGACCGCCATCCGCTGGCAACGCTGGAACAGCCCCGCCGAACCCAATCCCAGCTATCTGGTACAGCATGTTTCACTGTCCGTGACCACCTATCCGAACGCCGCCGCTGCCCGGGCGTTCTATGCCAAACAGAGCGCTGCATGGCGAAAGTGCAACACCCGTATTGTCAACAGCCGCGACGTAAGTGCGAAAGGATCCCCGGAGCAACTCTGGTATATCGACAGTGTCGCCGACTACGAGGGCGTGCTCGCCGCCCGCATGACGGACAACGTCAACTCCGACTGGAGGTGTGAAGCCAGACTGACCGTACGCAGCAACGTCGTCGTCCACGTCGGAGTGTGTGCGCACACAACTTCGATGATGGAGGCACGCACGCTGCTCGCCTCGATCGCCCAGAAGGTCGATGAGGCCGGGTGA
- a CDS encoding sensor domain-containing protein: MNQPIPPVGGGPFPPPLLPPGLSGPPPGSPGPNRRKIWTVLATVAVVAVIGIVLTVTLSGRSRHDTARPASKTETSATASASSDKSPVPAAKIAGLLPRQEDLAAAVGDPELGVVASGEAMDEVTVVDADCQGISSVASGPVYAGTGWTAIRWQRWYSPPDIDTHDLKHGLLVSVAAFPRAENAQAFYAKQSDKWKRCAGRTLNMTVTNGDNEPRVFWTVTEVTESDELVKTTAISEGGAGWSCQDALTIRNNVVAQADVCGNSIPANAAQEILGSIAPKVDAAG, encoded by the coding sequence ATGAACCAGCCGATCCCGCCGGTTGGAGGCGGACCATTCCCGCCGCCGCTGCTGCCCCCTGGGCTCAGCGGTCCCCCACCGGGGTCACCAGGGCCCAATCGCCGCAAGATCTGGACGGTCTTAGCCACGGTCGCCGTGGTCGCGGTGATCGGCATCGTGCTCACCGTGACACTGTCCGGGCGTAGCCGGCACGACACGGCCAGGCCCGCCTCAAAAACGGAGACCTCGGCGACGGCATCGGCATCCTCTGACAAGTCACCGGTACCGGCCGCCAAGATTGCGGGATTGCTGCCTCGCCAGGAAGACCTCGCCGCGGCGGTGGGCGACCCCGAACTCGGTGTCGTGGCTAGTGGCGAAGCGATGGATGAGGTCACCGTGGTGGACGCGGACTGCCAGGGCATCAGTTCGGTCGCCTCGGGGCCCGTCTACGCCGGGACCGGTTGGACCGCGATCCGCTGGCAGCGCTGGTACAGCCCGCCCGACATCGACACTCACGACCTGAAGCACGGCCTGTTGGTATCGGTGGCGGCCTTTCCACGGGCGGAGAACGCGCAGGCCTTCTACGCGAAGCAGAGCGACAAGTGGAAAAGGTGCGCCGGCCGCACCCTCAACATGACTGTGACCAATGGCGACAATGAGCCGCGCGTTTTCTGGACCGTCACCGAGGTCACCGAGTCCGATGAGCTGGTCAAGACGACCGCCATCAGTGAGGGCGGCGCCGGCTGGTCATGCCAGGACGCCCTGACCATCCGCAACAACGTCGTTGCGCAGGCCGATGTCTGCGGTAACAGCATCCCGGCCAATGCGGCGCAGGAGATCCTCGGCTCGATCGCCCCGAAGGTCGACGCGGCAGGCTGA